The uncultured Bacteroides sp. DNA segment AGTAATTACGTAAGCCATTTTTTCAGAATTTTAAATATTAGTACTAATTAGTTGCGCAAAAATAAGAGTTTTATTCATTATTAGAAAATGATTCTTATTTAATTTACTAGATTTTTTTATTTCGCATATTCTTCCGTTACCAATGGTCGTTGAGGCTTACTTGTGATGATAGGAAGTTAACCTTGTCCTTCGACAAGGTTAATTAGCCAATGATTGTGTTTGCTTTCTACTTCGAATAGTTCCTTTTTTATTATTTTTGCAGTGAAATACTAAAACGGAGAAATAGATATGCCTTTAAATTTACCCGATAGACTTCCTGCCATAGAGATTCTCAAAGAAGAAAACATCTTTGTGATCGATAACTCGCGTGCCACTCAGCAGGACATACGCCCGTTGCGTATTGTGGTGCTGAACTTGATGCCTTTGAAGATTACAACGGAGACGGACATCGTACGTTTGCTCTCTAACACTCCTCTTCAGCTGGAAATCTCGTTTATGAAGATTAAGAGCCACACGTCCAAAAATACTCCTATCGAACATATGAAGACATTCTATACCGACTTTGACGAGATGCGTTCAGAGAAGTATGACGGTCTGATTATCACCGGTGCTCCTGTGGAACAGATGGACTTTGAAGAGGTGAGTTATTGGAGTGAGATAACAGAGATCTTTGACTGGAGCCGCACGCACGTTACTTCTACTTTTTATATCTGTTGGGCTGCTCAGGCGGGATTGTATCATCATTATGGTGTTCCCAAATATCCACTGGAGAAAAAGATGTTCGGCGTTTTTGAACATCGTCCCCTCGATCTGTTACACTCCATCTTCCGTGGTTTTGATGATGTGTTTTATGCTCCTCACAGCAGACACACGGAAGTACGAAAAGAGGATATCACCAAGATACCGGAGCTAACATTGTTGTCTGAATCGGATGAAGCAGGGGTCTATATGGTAATGGGACGTGGTGGACGTGAGTTCTTTGTTACGGGACACTCGGAATATTCTCCTCTGACATTAGACATGGAGTATCGCCGGGATATTGAGAAAGGCTTGCCCATAAACTTGCCGAAGAATTATTATGCAGATGATGATCCGGATAAAGGGCCGGTGGTTCGTTGGCGTGGACATGCCAATCTGTTATTCTCTAACTGGCTGAACTACTTTGTCTATCAAGAAACACCATTTAATATTGAGGACATCAAATGATAAATTCCCGAAAAATAGAATTACTGGCTCCGGCGAAGAACCTGGAGTGTGGCATAGAAGCCATAAACCATGGGGCGGATGCGGTTTATATCGGTGCGCCTAAGTTTGGTGCACGCTCGGCTGCCGGCAATTCTATGGAAGATATAGCTGCTCTTGTGGAACATGCTCATCTGTATAACGCTCGTATTTATGTTGCCGTGAACACCATCTTGAAAGAAGAGGAGTTGGCGGAAACAGAAGAGATGATAGAGGAACTATATCGAATAGGAGTGGATGCTTTGATTGTACAAGACATGGGCATCCTGCGTATGAAACTTCCACCTATACCGTTGCACGCCAGCACGCAGACTGATAATCGTACGCCGGAAAAGGTGGCTTTCCTTGCTGAAACAGGATTTACTCAAGTGGTGCTTGCCCGTGAACTCTCTTTAGCTGAGATACGGGGTATACATGAAGCCTGCCCTTCGGTGGCACTTGAGGCCTTTGTACACGGAGCTCTTTGTGTGAGTTATAGCGGACAATGTTATGTTAGCCAGGCTTGCTTTGGCCGTAGTGCCAATCGTGGTCAGTGTGCACAGTTTTGTCGTTTACCTTTCAATTTAGTGGATGCTGATGGTAAGGTGATTGTGAAAGATAAGCATCTGCTGTCGTTGAAGGACCTGAATCAGAGTGAAGAATTGGAGAGTTTGCTCGATGCAGGTGTTACTTCCTTGAAGATTGAAGGGCGATTGAAAGATGTGTCGTATGTGAAAAATGTTACGGCTGCCTACCGACAAAAACTGGATGCCATCTTTGCCCGCAGAATAGAATACGTACGTGCCTCGTCGGGAACTTGTCGATATGAGTTTATTCCTCAACTCGATAAAAGTTTTAGCCGAGGCTTCACCAACTATTATCTTCACGGTCGTTCGGATGATGTGTGTTCCTTTGATACACCGAAATCACTTGGCGAGGAGATGGGTGTCGTGAAAGAAATACGAGGCAACTATCTCACGGTAGCCGGGGTGAAGTCATTCAACAATGGCGATGGAGTGTGTTATCTCGATGAGCAAGAACGCTTGCAAGGTTTCCGCATTAACCGTGTAGATGGCAATAAACTCTATCTGCAAGAGATGCCAAAGATAAAACCACGCACCAAACTATATCGTAACTTCGACCAAGAGTTTGAACGTCTGCTCTCACGAGAGTCTGCCAAGCGAAAAATATCGGTTGAAGTCTTACTTGCTGAGGATAATCCGGGCTTCTCTCTTACGCTCACGGATGAAGATGGTAATAGCGTTTCCCTTACTCTTCAGAGAGAAAAGGAGTTAGCACGCACTCCACAAGAAAAGAATCTGAAAGAGCAATTAGCAAAGTTAGGTAACACGCCTTTTGAAGCCATCCGTGTGGATGTTGACTTCTCGGACAACTGGTTCCTTCCTGTGTCTGCACTGGCCGACCTTCGTCGCACGGCGGTAGAAAAGCTTCTTGCTACCCGTAAGACAGCCTATCAGCATGAATCAGTGACCCTAAAACCTACCACGCATCTCTATCCGCAAAGTCAACTTACTTATTTAGGTAATGTGATGAATCCGATGGCTGCTTCTTTCTATCATGATCATGGTGTCAAAGAGGTTGCCCCTGCTTACGAACAACAGTCGGTAGAAGATGCCGTGTTGATGTTTAGTAAACACTGTTTGAGATACAGCATGGGTTGGTGCCCAACTCATCAGAAGGGAACTTCTCCCTACAAGGAGCCTTATTATTTGGTATCGACGGATGGTAAACGCTTCCGCCTTAGTTTTGATTGTAAAAATTGTCAAATGAAAGTGAGCGGAGTATGAAACAGTTAGTGGTGTTTTTCTTTTTGTTGATAGGCTTGGCATCGTGCCATTATCCTCGTGAGGAAGGGGAAGTGAGTGTGGTGAAGAAGAACACTAACATGGAGGTATATACCGATTCAGTAGAGTTGGAGCGTCTGCCCATTAAAGATTCTTACGTTATTCTCCCTAAAGGTGCTCGTGTGGTGGTTGCTGAATTTGCAATCCACCCCAAAGATAGTGTAGACAGTGTTTGGGTGAAAGTGGCTCACACGCAAGAGGTGCAAGGATGGATTCGTGAAAAAGACCTGATTACATCCTTTGTTCCTTCCGACAGTATCTCGCAGTTTATTCATCTTTTTAGCGATACGCATGCTTCCTATTTCGTTATTGTCTTTTCTCTTTTTGTGGGATTCTGGATTTTT contains these protein-coding regions:
- the metA gene encoding homoserine O-succinyltransferase, with the translated sequence MPLNLPDRLPAIEILKEENIFVIDNSRATQQDIRPLRIVVLNLMPLKITTETDIVRLLSNTPLQLEISFMKIKSHTSKNTPIEHMKTFYTDFDEMRSEKYDGLIITGAPVEQMDFEEVSYWSEITEIFDWSRTHVTSTFYICWAAQAGLYHHYGVPKYPLEKKMFGVFEHRPLDLLHSIFRGFDDVFYAPHSRHTEVRKEDITKIPELTLLSESDEAGVYMVMGRGGREFFVTGHSEYSPLTLDMEYRRDIEKGLPINLPKNYYADDDPDKGPVVRWRGHANLLFSNWLNYFVYQETPFNIEDIK
- a CDS encoding U32 family peptidase, whose amino-acid sequence is MINSRKIELLAPAKNLECGIEAINHGADAVYIGAPKFGARSAAGNSMEDIAALVEHAHLYNARIYVAVNTILKEEELAETEEMIEELYRIGVDALIVQDMGILRMKLPPIPLHASTQTDNRTPEKVAFLAETGFTQVVLARELSLAEIRGIHEACPSVALEAFVHGALCVSYSGQCYVSQACFGRSANRGQCAQFCRLPFNLVDADGKVIVKDKHLLSLKDLNQSEELESLLDAGVTSLKIEGRLKDVSYVKNVTAAYRQKLDAIFARRIEYVRASSGTCRYEFIPQLDKSFSRGFTNYYLHGRSDDVCSFDTPKSLGEEMGVVKEIRGNYLTVAGVKSFNNGDGVCYLDEQERLQGFRINRVDGNKLYLQEMPKIKPRTKLYRNFDQEFERLLSRESAKRKISVEVLLAEDNPGFSLTLTDEDGNSVSLTLQREKELARTPQEKNLKEQLAKLGNTPFEAIRVDVDFSDNWFLPVSALADLRRTAVEKLLATRKTAYQHESVTLKPTTHLYPQSQLTYLGNVMNPMAASFYHDHGVKEVAPAYEQQSVEDAVLMFSKHCLRYSMGWCPTHQKGTSPYKEPYYLVSTDGKRFRLSFDCKNCQMKVSGV